In the Podospora pseudocomata strain CBS 415.72m chromosome 5, whole genome shotgun sequence genome, one interval contains:
- a CDS encoding hypothetical protein (COG:G; EggNog:ENOG503NX5J), producing the protein MHHHERSKMGRPWSRKVTIRDDTITSAAHLTLRQSLLPNLLVTTLFFLWGFAYGLLDVLNSHFQHHLSITPTLSALLSTSYFGAYFLLPPTLSSFILRSYGFRVTFMTGLAIFSIGCLLFWPSGAYSSFGGFCGSMFVVGAGLATLETAADPFLSICGPPRYSEIRLNLAQAVQGVGSFVAPLLASRVFFGKGLEEQGGEGLKNVQWVYLGVAGFDVLLVALFWVVPMVEVTDADMGLQESQIDGPREVGPFRRQYNLFIAVWSQFCYVGAQVAVANYFINFCEEAGRDRATSSDLLAVGQGLYAFNRFVAGGLLTIPAFKPRYMLAAYLGLCFVFVTAAMNTAGATSIAMLMLVLCFESCCFATIFTLGLRGLGRHTKMGGSLLVAAISGGMVFPPMMGAVVSARDAHTAMAIPMMGYILAFVYPVYVNIWKKDVMDSHRETTVGIEKPAVGEKVLQLEEQRSKTEKEHAEEGPDIRVVSK; encoded by the exons ATGCATCATCACGAGCGGAGCAAAATGGGACGCCCCTGGTCCCGCAAAGTCACCATCAGAGATGACACCATCACTTCCGCCGCCCACCTCACCCTTCGacaatccctcctccccaacctgcTCGTCACGACCCTGTTCTTCCTCTGGGGCTTCGCCTACGGCCTCCTCGACGTCCTAAACTCCCAtttccagcaccacctctccatcacgcccaccctctccgccctcctgTCCACTTCCTACTTCGGAGcctacttcctcctcccccccaccctctcctccttcatcctcCGCTCCTACGGCTTCCGCGTCACCTTCATGACCGGCCTGGCAATCTTCTCCATCGgctgcctcctcttctggcCCTCGGGTGCCTACTCCTCCTTTGGCGGCTTCTGCGGCAGCATGTTCGTTGTCGGGGCTGGGCTCGCCACCTTGGAGACGGCCGCCGATCCCTTTCTTTCCATCTGCGGTCCCCCGCGATACTCGGAGATACGCCTCAACCTGGCGCAAGCAGTTCAAGGGGTTGGCTCCTTCGTCGCGCCGTTGCTGGCGTCAAGGGTGTTTTTCGGAAAGGGACTCGAAGagcaggggggggaggggctgaAGAATGTTCAATGGGTCTATCTCGGGGTGGCGGGGTTCGACGTGTTGTTGGTCGCGTTGTTTTGGGTGGTGCCCATGGTGGAGGTGACGGATGCGGATATGGGGTTGCAGGAGAGTCAGATTGACGGACCGAGAGAGGTGGGACCTTTCAGGAGACAGTACAACCTCTTCATTGCCGTCTGGAGCCAGTTCTGTTATGTCGGGGCGCAGGTCGCTGTTGCG AACTACTTTATCAATTTTTGCGAGGAAGCCGGTCGGGATAGGGCTACTTCTTCTGACCTCTTGGCTGTGGGCCAAGGACTGTACGCCTTCAACCGGTTCGTGGCTGGCGGGTTGCTGACTATTCCTGCGTTCAAGCCGAGGTATATGCTTGCTGCTTATCTCGGACTATGCTTCGTCTTTGTCACGGCGGCGATGAACACCGCCGGAGCGACATCAATCGCGATGTTGATGCTCGTTTTGTGTTTCGAGTCTTGCTGTTTTGCAACCATATTCACTCTCGGGctgagagggttggggagacACACCAAGATGGGGGGATCGTTGCTTGTGGCTGCTATTTCGGGGGGCATGGTCTTTCCGCCCATgatgggggcggtggtgagcgCGAGGGATGCGCATACTGCGATGGCGATCCCAATGATGGGGTATATTTTGGCTTTTGT GTATCCGGTGTATGTCAATATCTGGAAGAAGGATGTGATGGATAGCCATCGTGAGACGACGGTCGGTATTGAGAAGCCGGCTGttggtgagaaggtgttgcAACTAGAGGAGCAACGTTCAAAGACGGAGAAGGAGCATGCTGAGGAGGGACCGGACATCCGGGTGGTGTCAAAGTAG
- a CDS encoding hypothetical protein (COG:J; BUSCO:EOG0926142H; EggNog:ENOG503NVIY), whose amino-acid sequence MASPLQFAYRTQTAIGVFDAAPVYEALPGFVKPQGNLRCCVYSPCGRYFAYATNDGISVVDASVGHVLTSLPLPMVYEISFSPGGTYMSTWERPAKDENGDATKNVKVWRTIEDVPEGQEKQPLGRFVYKNMSGWSLQYTADEKFCARLVTNEVQFYNSNDLSAPWNRLRAEGVTDFAIAPGKSQNVAVFIPERKGQPAAVKVYNVPQFSSPISQKTFFKGDKVQLKWNALGTNLIVLAQTEVDKSNKSYYGETNMYLLSANGSFDARITLDKEGPIHDVSWSPNSKEFGVIYGYMPAKTTIFNHRAVPTHSFPLGPRNTIIFSPTGRFALVAGFGNLAGQIDVYDLEKDNRKVTTIESGNPSVCQWSPDSRYIMTATTSPRLRVDNGVKLWHVGGGIVYNEDFNELYNVMWRPAAADALPAGDPLHPVPTPHPSALKYLGTVKTPSKPVGAYRPPGARGSSTPLHFKREDEGGAAHTVSNGVPQIGPNGFGRPRNQIPGAEFTRPAGIPGAIAADGGDLSKAAAKNKKKRNKKAKEGEGNATDAPGSEGGLAPPPREYGNGSPAEGRSPERRNQGQGHSSQHRSQSRNNFNGRNRSNTHRARSQSRPGHFGQSAQQQQQQQQQPQGGSPLGGGDGAMTPAQSANAKKIRSLQKKIRAIEDLEMRHAGGEKLEDTQVKKIATKPSVMKELEALEREQ is encoded by the exons ATGGCCAGTCCTTTGCAGTTTGCCTACCGAACCCAGACGGCCATCGGCGTCTTTGACGCTGCGCCTGTCTACGAAGCCCTCCCTGGGTTCGTCAAGCCCCAAGGGAACCTCCGGTGTTGTGTCTACTCGCCATGCGGCCGCTACTTTGCCTATGCTACCAACGACGGCATCTCGGTCGTCGACGCCTCGGTCGGCCACGTCTTGACCagcctcccactccccatgGTGTACGAGATCAGCTTCTCCCCAGGCGGTACCTACATGAGCACCTGGGAGCGCCCCGCCAAGGATGAGAATGGTGACGCTACCAAGAACGTCAAGGTCTGGCGCACCATCGAGGATGTCCCCGAAGGCCAGGAAAAGCAGCCGCTGGGCAGGTTTGTCTACAAGAACATGTCGGGCTGGAGCCTGCAGTACACGGCCGATGAGAAGTTCTGCGCTCGTCTGGTCACCAATGAGGTCCAGTTCTACAACAGCAACGACCTCTCGGCGCCTTGGAACCGTCTCCGCGCCGAGGGCGTCACCGACTTTGCTATCGCGCCTGGGAAGAGCCAAAACGTGGCCGTCTTCATCCCCGAGCGCAAG GGTCAACCGGCCGCCGTCAAGGTTTACAACGTCCCCCAGTTCAGCAGTCCGATCTCGCAAAAGACATTTTTCAAGGGCGACAAGGTCCAGCTCAAGTGGAACGCGCTGGGCACCAACCTGATTGTGCTGGCACAAACAGAGGTGGACAAGTCCAACAAGAGCTACTACGGAGAGACCAACATGTATCTCCTGAGTGCCAACGGCTCTTTTGATGCCAGGATCACCCTGGACAAGGAAGGCCCCATCCATGATGTGTCGTGGTCGCCCAACTCCAAGGAGTTTGGTGTCATCTACGGCTACATGcccgccaagaccaccatcttcaaccaccgGGCTGTGCCTACCCACTCCTTCCCTCTGGGACCGcgcaacaccatcatcttctcgcCCACCGGCCGCTTTGCTCTCGTTGCCGGCTTCGGCAACTTGGCTGGCCAGATCGATGTGTACGATCTCGAGAAGGACAACCGCAAGGTCACGACGATTGAGAGTGGCAACCCCAGCGTCTGCCAATGGAGTCCCGACAGTCGCTACATCATGACGGCCACCACCTCGCCGCGCCTTCGCGTGGACAACGGCGTCAAGCTCTGGCACGTTGGCGGTGGCATCGTGTACAACGAGGATTTCAATGAGCTGTACAACGTCATGTGGCGTCCCGCGGCTGCGGATGCCCTCCCGGCCGGGGACCCGCTGCACCCTgtgccaaccccccacccgtCTGCTCTGAAATATTTGGGCACGGTGAAGACGCCTTCCAAGCCCGTGGGCGCCTACCGTCCTCCTGGAGCCCGTGGCTcgtccacccccctccacttcAAGCGCGAGGACGAGGGCGGGGCTGCGCACACGGTTAGCAACGGTGTGCCCCAGATTGGGCCCAACGGTTTTGGTCGCCCCCGCAACCAAATCCCCGGTGCCGAATTCACAAGGCCCGCCGGCATTCCCGGTGCCATCGCTGCTGATGGCGGCGATCTTTCCAAAGCGGcggccaagaacaagaagaagaggaacaagaaggccaaggagggcgagggcaaTGCCACGGATGCTCCCGGCTCCGAGGGTGGCCTTGCGCCTCCACCCCGAGAATATGGCAACGGCTCCCCTGCTGAGGGCCGCAGCCCCGAACGCCGTAACCAGGGTCAGGGCCACAGCTCCCAGCACCGCAGCCAGTCTCGCAACAACTTCAACGGTCGCAACCGTAGCAACACGCACCGTGCCCGCTCCCAGAGCCGACCCGGCCACTTTGGACAGtcggcgcagcagcagcagcagcagcagcagcagcctcaaggAGGTTCCCctctcggcggcggtgacggtgcTATGACGCCTGCCCAAAGCGCCAACGCCAAGAAGATTCGCAGCTTGCAGAAGAAGATCCGGGCCATCGAGGACCTGGAGATGAGAcatgctggtggtgagaaacTGGAGGATACGcaggtgaagaagattgcTACCAAGCCATCTGTCATGAAGGAGCTTGAGGCgctggagagggagcagTAG
- a CDS encoding hypothetical protein (COG:S; EggNog:ENOG503PXNC), whose amino-acid sequence MGWACRDIDRLPRPPPDRSPAIIPRPPSSTNPGSSVTDVDESPRIPRTLHHGVLVFAMLREELGNRHLGGTVRYLGVAILRMDIKGSSVSSVMGFVSAASVFRISRYRYPSHICLFSIKMGQQNSRPVFDSKLTKSHVEHALIQQDGRHNDIPTVLATLLFLDASPEMLKHAYRCRKDSLHTWTPSPGSITDEATKTALLGDKRFQRAFMTYFSLLNNQYNSNSTALALSQLFSGPIPLVYGLFSSLGLPLTFLSDGIELRSAILVAQSLTLSAVDWQPGIYDLLTSSQLARPASELLGPEELLRRVAYDGRFSGVMKGGAGYHNISQILSNSSARTAVVEYVQQLDCRNLSLLLPQLASLSVLLLTATHKPERPAFDFYLAHLVTAVNSLRVVLSILEEGTQRVVVARGVWLLFVLVYVTQLRPVVDGELLMGMELQEGHDWRAVYDVFCNEGGTGQGRWGNGPWLRVMRTLFELGREFDGEGNGGVCLRGAWKMVGYWSGWTGLGGEGGGRDGGLNIRL is encoded by the exons atgggatgggCCTGTCGAGACATCGATAGGCTTCCAAGACCGCCACCGGATCGGTCCCCCGCTATCATCCCGCGTCCGCCCAGCTCGACAAACCCAGGTTCATCCGTCACCGACGTCGATGAGTCTCCGAGGATTCCAAGAACTCTGCATCATGGGGTGTTGGTATTTGCAATGCTCAGGGAGGAACTGGGTAACCGGCACCTGGGCGGGACGGTCCGGTACCTGGGCGTTGCTATTCTGAGAATGGATATAAAGGGCAGCTCAGTCAGCAGTGTGATGGGATTTGTCTCTGCAGCCAGTGTCTTCAGAATATCCCGGTATCGATATCCCTCCCATATCTGTCTATTCTCTATCAAAATGGGCCAGCAAAACTCCCGCCCTGTCTTTGACAGCAAACTGACCAAAAGCCATGTCGAACACGCCCTGATCCAACAGGATGGGCGCCATAACGACATCCCCACA GtcctcgccaccctcctcttccttgatgCCTCCCCGGAGATGCTCAAACACGCCTACCGCTGTCGCAAAGACAGCCTCCACACCTGGACCCCATCCCCGGGCAGCA TCACCGACGAAGCAACCAAAACCGCCCTCCTAGGCGACAAACGCTTCCAGCGCGCCTTCATGACCtacttctccctcctcaacaaccaataCAACTCCAACTCGACCGCCCTAGCCCTCTCCCAGCTCTTCTCGGGCCCCATACCCCTCGTCTAcggcctcttctcctccctcggcctcccccTCACCTTTCTGTCGGATGGGATAGAGCTCCGCTCCGCAATCCTGGTAGCCcaatccctcaccctctcagCCGTAGACTGGCAGCCCGGCATCTATGACCTCCTGACAAGCAGCCAGCTCGCCCGCCCGGCATCAGAACTCCTCGGACCAGAGGAGCTACTAAGAAGGGTAGCCTACGACGGGCGGTTCAGCGGCGTGATGAAGGGGGGAGCGGGATATCACAACATCAGCCAGATCCTGTCCAACTCGTCGGCAAGGACGGCGGTGGTAGAGTACGTCCAGCAGCTGGACTGTCGGAATTTATCGCTGCTTCTCCCCCAGCTGGCTTCGCTTTCTGTTTTGCTGCTCACGGCCACGCACAAGCCGGAGAGGCCGGCGTTTGATTTTTATCTTGCACATCTTGTCACGGCCGTTAATTCTTTGAGGGTTGTGCTCTCTattctggaggaggggacgcagagggttgtggttgcgAGGGGGGTCTggctgttgtttgttttggtttaTGTTACGCAGCTGaggccggtggtggatggggagttgctgatggggatggagttACAGGAGGGGCATGATTGGCGGGCGGTTTACGACGTGTTTTGCAACGAGGGGGGGACGGGCCAGGGTAGGTGGGGGAATGGGCCTTGGCTGAGGGTCATGAGGACGTTGTTtgagctggggagggagtttgatggggaggggaatgggggggtgTGCCTGAGGGGGGCGTGGAAGATGGTCGGGTATTGGAGTGGGTGGACGGGGCtggggggcgaggggggagggagggatggggggttgaatATCAGACTCTAG